A genomic segment from Aegilops tauschii subsp. strangulata cultivar AL8/78 chromosome 1, Aet v6.0, whole genome shotgun sequence encodes:
- the LOC109765044 gene encoding uncharacterized protein — protein MLTYPSDYRGYPPQHVAVPPFSSAAAPFTVDGLHPADQTFPSPSLDAPGVTSLYATGEWGNASWMEAPVRYMAPDAAASASPGYTGHYHLNKDPSGPARSPIGCASSFPVKSLTSENILGNISRQAAEAEESAHTQILAKEGQEHSHCHPDAEENLLQMSDSSSRNQAKFLKLIHNLSVVLLSTCNGGSSLQEYEEEILKSVIRNLKAASSKGGKATLKGDDCLRDSSQISCLRNNLLVAIPEHSVSESTDSEFKTSISQALSKLPEDNMLDDTEVSQVSIYKKLWFEAEASVCKLKYELQRACMKLATLKVFSNTQTVPTDPSESDKASRVTVSDGQPHNHAKDRSSCAATLQCHGGGSDGRQSSVINRVTTQQSTCVLAAQVLAASPVRRPPALVPQPYPVAPNNPSGPYCGYCHKLGLTPHPCYKKNDQGHKIFSGTSSPSVPCQSSSTGQELLTEPPPPPPSDILSPRSIIATNKSIVNGVEAETFAQMKVLESHIDNISSLGESKCERQQEPSKGSYAVEDDVLSRLRILKSRPDYITSLGLESSNHQLDTNIDASDKVDEMFAPMKVLESLFDKISPLGENKCEEQENESDGSYPIEDAVSARLLILKSRADNMTSLGLESSKQQLNANTDISDEVEDAVMARLGSLKSHPDVEASSIGVVEGVEEDPCAVGLPVSSCQLPPSPAAVSHPDVEPWRHPRLGLLKVWRRILVLWDCRSLVVSYLHRLLQCSRKQHCYRLPNHQRALERLQPS, from the exons ATGCTCACCTACCCCAGCGATTATCGGGGTTATCCTCCGCAGCACGTGGCGGTACCCCCCTTCTcttccgccgccgcccccttcacCGTGGACGGGCTCCATCCCGCGGACCAAACATTCCCCAGCCCTAGCCTCGATGCCCCCGGCGTCACTTCCCTCTACGCGACGGGCGAGTGGGGGAATGCGTCGTGGATGGAAGCCCCCGTGAGATACATGGCCCCGGACGCCGCCGCTTCCGCCTCACCAGGGTATACTG GACATTATCATCTGAATAAGGATCCTTCAGGCCCTGCGAGAAGTCCCATCGGCTGTGCTTCTTCGTTTCCTGTCAAGAGTCTGACAAGTGAAAACATACTTGGAAATATTTCCCGTCAAGCAGCAGAGGCAGAGGAAAGTGCACACACTCAAATACTTGCAAAAGAAGGTCAAGAACACTCTCACTGTCATCCAGATGCTGAGGAGAACTTGTTGCAGATGTCTGACTCCAGCTCTAGGAATCAGGCAAAGTTTCTGAAGCTAATACACAATTTGTCAGTAGTGCTTCTGTCTACTTGCAATGGTGGTTCTTCATTACAGGAATATGAAGAGGAGATTCTGAAATCTGTTATTCGAAATCTTAAAGCTGCTTCTTCCAAAGGGGGCAAG GCTACATTAAAAGGTGATGATTGTTTGAGGGACTCCAGTCAAATCAGTTGCTTGAGAAACAATTTGTTGGTGGCAATCCCTGAACACTCAGTGTCAGAGAGCACAGATTCAGAATTTAAGACATCTATTTCACAG GCTCTTTCTAAGCTCCCAGAGGATAATATGCTAGATGATACTGAAGTTTCTCAAGTGTCAATTTACAAAAAATTATGGTTTGAAGCAGAAGCTTCGGTGTGTAAACTCAAATATGAGCTTCAGCGTGCCTGTATGAAGCTTGCAACATTGAAAGTTTTCAGCAACACACAAACGG TTCCAACTGACCCGTCAGAAAGTGATAAAGCCTCCAGAGTAACCGTATCTGATGGCCAACCCCATAATCATGCCAAAGACCGCAGTTCCTGTGCTGCGACCTTGCAATGTCATGGAGGAGGTAGTGATGGCAGACAATCTTCTGTGATAAATAGAGTGACGACTCAACAGTCCACTTGTGTTTTGGCTGCTCAAGTCCTGGCTGCTTCCCCAGTGCGTCGGCCACCTGCATTGGTGCCACAGCCTTACCCAGTCGCGCCCAACAATCCTTCAGGGCCATACTGTGGTTACTGTCACAAGTTGGGGCTCACCCCTCATCCGTGCTACAAGAAGAATGATCAAGGACACAAGATTTTTAGTGGCACCTCTTCTCCTTCAGTTCCATGCCAGAGCTCCTCCACCGGACAGGAGCTTCTCACTgaaccaccaccacctcctccttcaGATATATTATCTCCAAGGTCCATCATTGCTACAAATAAGAGCATCGTAAATGGTGTTGAAGCTGAAACATTTGCTCAAATGAAAGTTCTAGAATCCCATATTGACAACATAAGCTCTTTGGGTGAGAGTAAGTGTGAGAGGCAGCAAGAACCTAGCAAGGGATCATATGCCGTTGAAGATGATGTTTTGTCCAGGCTGAGAATTTTGAAGTCCCGCCCTGATTATATAACCTCGTTGGGTTTGGAAAGCAGCAACCATCAGCTAGACACAAATATAGATGCATCAGACAAGGTTGATGAAATGTTTGCTCCAATGAAAGTTTTGGAGTCCCTCTTTGACAaaataagccctttaggtgagaACAAGTGTGAAGAGCAGGAAAACGAAAGCGACGGATCATATCCAATCGAAGATGCTGTTTCGGCGAGGCTACTGATTTTGAAGTCCCGTGCTGATAATATGACCTCTCTTGGTCTGGAAAGCAGCAAGCAGCAGCTAAATGCAAACACTGACATTTCAGATGAGGTTGAAGATGCTGTCATGGCTAGGCTTGGAAGTTTGAAGTCCCATCCTGATGTGGAGGCATCCTCGATTGGAGTTGTTGAAGGTGTGGAGGAGGATCCTTGTGCTGTGGGACTGCCGGTCTCTAGTTGTCAGCTACCTCCATCTCCTGCTGCAGTGTCCCATCCTGATGTGGAGCCGTGGAGGCATCCTCGATTGGGGTTGTTGAAGGTGTGGAGGAGGATCCTTGTGCTGTGGGACTGCCGGTCTCTAGTCGTCAGCTACCTCCATCGCCTGCTGCAGTGTTCGAGAAAACAACATTGCTATCGGCTACCAAACCACCAGAGGGCACTGGAGAGACTCCAGCCATCCTGA